The genomic segment catAGGGTAGTGGCTGATTGTGGAGGCCAAGGTGTTTGGACTTTATCCTTCAGTTAGAGGGATAGGGGGAGACATCCAGGCCCCCTGACAAGGAATGTCTGTCTATGGTGACAGAAGTGTGTTTAAAGAGGATTGTACTGGCTTcatataaatgttgaataaagGGGGCTAAAAACAAAAGGCAGGGAGCACAGTTAGGAGGTGGCTGCAATTATTCAAAGCGAGGCAGACACTGTTGGTTATCTACCAGCATTCAAACCCTACCTTCAATGGTAACAAGACCCTGATTTTGTTCAGGTACCTTTCCTTATGTGACCCAGAAGAAGGTGATCTCTCCCTGGCTACTGGGTAAATCCTTGACAACAATTGGTTTGAGGGGTAGGCATGTGACCTGATCTGGCTGACGAGACATGAGGTGTGATTGGCTGGGGTGTGGAACCTAGAACTGCCACAGCTGTCTTGACACAAGCTTGGGTATAGAGTCAACCCACCAGGACCGTGGGGCCAAGAAACttgcagagaaacagagacagagatattCTATCTGTATATTTCTTATTGGGTGAGataatgattttcctttttatttaatccaatatgaACATCCTGATATCAAGGCCAAGAGAGGACAGTAACAGTGAATTCACAAAAGAAGTGATTGGAACAAGAGATTCTGTGAAAGGAAATTAGGTCAATATTGAAGCTGAGCcatgaggaagagggaggagtaAACTGATGGTCCTGAGGTTTAGCTCTGGTGACCGGGAACTTGATAAACCAATAACAGAAATGGGGAACTGCTGGACATGGCCCACAGTTTCTGTTTTAGTCAAGTCATGGCCCTGCAAGTGAGCCAGTGAGGCCAACAGACACCTCAACAGGAGATCCGCTTTGCATATTGCTACGTGACTCTATTCCAAACATGTGAACATGAGATAAAGTTTATTTGACCCTACAATATTGTAGCTATGGGCAAATATTCTCGGAAGCCGGTTATacagaatattcattttttaaattatagatttttaaattatcatagaAAAGATATATTTTGTAGTGGTTGTTagattagaataaaataatttctttgtagaATTCAAATAACTATGTTGTTTTAGGgtaagtggaaaatatttttctaaaatcaaaAACCACTGAATTTATAGTAGAAAACAGTTTCATTGAAGCCTACATAGATAAgtgtaatttaatttcttttttatttaaaaatatgtttaaatcccTTATTTGTCTGCTTTTGAAATAATGCACAAGGAAGAGAAGATgtccaataagtaaaataaacgaTGAGGGTATGTTTTTATACTTATggagaaacaaataaacacattcaGCGAGAAAGATAGAGACTGAATATAGACCTAGGGTGAAAGTGGGAAGGGTAAACAGGGGAGAAAGAGATGGGGGTGTCTTTTGCGTAGGATACCTATAGGATGGAAGTCTCGGTGGGTGCCAATGCCTGGCTAGGGCTGCAGATGAAAAGTCATGAACTCAAGTATTGTCCTAGCCCCAAGAGGCAAAATTCAAACTCATTAATACAGCTATAACAAAATTTTCTAGATGTAAAAACAAAGGAGCTGACCAATGTAATAGAACAgaatccagagagagagagagagagagatacttagagagacatagatatagataccGTCACCTGGTTATGATAAAGGTGAGACTGCAATATAGGGAGGGAAAGTATagtcttttcagtaaatggtgtagggacaattggatattcatatgaaaaaaatgcaCTTTGACTGTATgccaaaaaattaattccagaagGATTGCAGATCTAAATATCAatgacaaaacaaagaaattttggaagaaaacatggaGGGAGTCTTCATGACCTGGGAGTAGGCGAAGTTTGCTTAAATGGgacacaaaagtagaaaaatagagaaaagaatataGAATTTAGTTTATTATTCTaactattaaaatatgtatagatACAAAAGATTATAAAGAATGCTAACAAATGgctattaaatataaaaagattctCTAATTCAATAACATTGCCAGGGGCATGGCAAGATGAGAAAAGAGACATAGCTAAAGACTGcttaaaacaagaagaaatttgGTCAAAACTACAGTAGAAGTGACTCTtctagagaaggaaataaaactgagaTGTTGAAATATCAGTTCATTTCTTATCAAGGCATCAAAACTCGAGAGGAATTTGAATCAAAGGATAGTGCTGATAGGATAGTGACATCAGAAGAATAAAGACAGTAGCCATGCCAGAATATGCAGATTCTATACCCCACCCCAAGCCTCAAAAATTCAGTTTGAAGAtaaggaaagaagagcaaaatctCCTGGGAACTATGTCTAGTAGGAAAATAGAGATATAAACCTGTAGTCTGCTCCCAGAGGACAAAGCAAGAGTCTTTAGCAGCTGAGGACAATAAAAGCCCTAGCACAGTGCAGTAAAGAGAGTATCTGGTGGTACAGGAAGGCATGTGATGTTATGAAGAGCTGCAATGACAATTTTCAAGTGTCTATTTTCCGTGCTGTTATAGTCCCCTGAAAAGTCAAATGGACCCCCTACTCAAAATTTGGTTCACGTTAAGACTGATGCCACACACGTGAAAAAGGTTTATTATGAAAAACTTTATTACTTACATAATTGAGGCCCCTGGGAGAATAAGGCAGTCTCTCAAGCAGGTCTGAAGTGGcttgaaaaggcaaagaaagattaGCCTGGGCTTTTATCATCTTTATAGAATAGGGCTAGAGTGGAGGTTCATGTGCAAGAAGAGGCTTGCATGGTTTGAATCTCTCACCTGTGCCAACGGAGGGCAAGCCAAGTCTCCTTATCAGCTTGATCAGATGTGAGGTACCAGAGGAAGCGGGAGAGGAGAGGCTTAAAGCTGTCAACAGTGAGACATCAAAAAAATGGAGTCAGATTCTTCATTACACATAGGAATGCACCCTGTACCATTATCATCATTTAAATTATTCGTATATCAAAACTGAAAACACATATAAGGAATAGACAAACTATATCATAATGCTATCCCACAAAGACAGTCATAGCTAACAACTTAGCAGGTGGTTCTGTATCCACAATTCTCAAACCTGGCTGTACAATGGAATCATCTTAGAAGCACTAAAATATTATTGATACTTTTACTTCACCTCCAGAAAGTCCGACTGAATTGGTCTGAATTAAGTATTGGTAACTGGACttttataatctaaaaaaagtactaggcataaaggaaaaaatgataaattgcaCTATGttaaattaagaacttttgttcaTGCAAAGGACCCACTAAGAGAGGGTATAGACAACccacagactggaagaagatATATTCAATTCatacatctgacaaaggacttatatCTAGAATGTGTTAAGAATTCCTACAAAATCAGTCAGATAGACAACCTAACAGAAAAGTGGACAACACACCTGGAAAGACATTTCATAGAAGTTTATTgccaaatggccaacagacatacAAAAAAGAGTTCAACTTCATTCGTTACCAAGGCAATACAAGTTAAAACCATAATGTAATAGCTCTATGGACCTACCAGAatgcttaaaataaaagcaactgaAAATATCAAATGTTGCTGAGAATGTAGAGCAACTGGAATTCCCATACGCTGAGGTtaagaatgcaaattggtgcattTTCCAGCAATTTCTACACTATgccccagaaatcccactcttaTGTATATACCAATGATTCAGCAATTGTACCATCAGGTATATACTGAACAGAAATGAGTTTAAGATTCATAGAAAGACCTATACTAGAATATCTGTAGTTGTGCTAGTCAGATTAGCCCCCACtgtctggaaaaacaaaaacacatggccTAACAAACCGCTTCTGGAGTTGTTCAACTCAGGCAGGTATCACTGTACTACACTGCTATGATAGTATTAAACTCTGAAACCTCAGTTAACATGACTTAGTCAATTATTCAGGTAGAGCATAGTGTAGAGTTTAAGAACATGGGCTCTGAAGCCAAACTCTTCACATCCTGGGGCCTTCACTTTCTAGCAGCGTGACTTTGGCTAAATTACCTAAACTTTCTGTTCCTCAATTTCGTCATCTGCTAACAGAAGATAATAGTAGTACTTTCCTCATAGGGTTTCTAGGAAGACTAAACgaattaatacacataaagcacTCACAACATTTCCCAGCATGTAGTAAAtactaaaagcaaacaaacaaacaaaaaaaacccttaattAATACTATTTATTAACTCTCTTCCATGTGTTTTCTAGCACGGTGATTATGCACGAGACTATATGGAACTAAAAATACCGTATTTGGATTAGAGTCCTTGAGGcaccaaaatacatgaaataacttacaaatgtttgataaaatataACTCAAGTGGTAGAGAGTGTGAAGGTTGAGTTCAAAGTGCTTTAATTATTTTCTGGAGATTCAATGGcttgtattattatttctaacaaaCACTGTTACTTtcgtcttttgttttgttttgtttttggaagaGGAGGAGCTAGGCCCATAACTAATGATAGTATGTTTCAATCTTCATGTTTTTAAGGCAGCTTGGATATCTGGGTCATCTTTGTATTCTCCATAATGCCTAATggatacagtaagtgctcaaccAATGCTCAATAAAGAGGACATGTTATTTACTGTGTGCTCATTTCTGTGTAGTTAGAAACCAAGCTGGGttattattttgttatgttttcagTTTGACTGAAGGATAGACAAATATTAAATCTGAGGTGTAAAAACaggaattgctttctttttccacTGTAGAGCTGTTTGTTCTGAAACTAGCAAAGAATGAAGCATCTTTCcttcaaaacagacaaaacatgGTTTATCCAAATAAACGTTTCCTAAACTTCCCCTAAATAAGTTTTAAGTTAAAACTTCTGCTTTATAGTAGCTCAACTTTACTGACATGAGGGGCCTAGATGAATCAAAAAGAATGACAGAATTTTAAATGtgcaaattgaaaaagaaaaggagttcTAGTTAATTTTGCCAttatgaaagatttaaaaattagtcTACCAACTTAGACCTTTAACTTTGCACAATTTTAATTCAGTGATTTTAACTTttaaggtagaaagaaaaatcaaacactttagctttcaattttttaattttaaaaataaataaaattttaatagtaaatacttgtaacttttagaaaataggaATACATAAATTGATTGCAGGCTTTTAAgcaccaggcattgtgctaagcactcTAGGTACACTGCCTTATTTAGTCCTTACTCCATTTTAGTCTCAAGGAAACAGgtttgccgggatcaactcggcgactcgaggtgagtgacgggtgccacaagcttgaagaagacacagacacagactgaagagaaagatgggacaggggactcaagacctctaggatcaagagcctcgctgattgatgcCAGGCGAAAATATCTTCCTGTTTGTGCCGAACCTTATCGTGGACTTCTGGACGCTTTCGATGGACACGCTGCTCGAGTCCTTAATCAAGGGACCCGATTTGGGGCCATGCTGGACATGCTGACGGACCGCTGCTCCACAATGTGTCTGCTGGTCAACCTGGCCCTGCTGTACCCTCGCGCCACCCTTCTCTTCCAGCTCAGCATGAGCTTGGATGTGGCCAGCCACTGGCTACACCTCCACAGTTCTGTGGTCCGAGGCAGTGAAAGTCACAAGATGATTGACCTGTCTGGAAATCCAGTGCGTCGCATCTACTACACCTCCAGACCTGCTCTGTTTACCCTGTGTGCTGGAAATGAGCTCTTCTACTGCCTCCTCTACCTGTTCAATTTCTCCGAGGGACCTTTAGTTGGCTCTGTGGGTCTTTCCCGAATGGGCCTCTGGATCACCGCCCCTGTCGCCTTGCTCAAGTCCCTCATCAGTGTCATCCACCTGATCACAGCTGCCCGCAACATGGCTGCCCTGGACGCAGCAGATCGTGCCAAGAAGAAGTGACCCTGGAACCTCCAGCCCCTGGCTGCCCACCTGCCATGCAGCTCCCCTGTCCCTCCTAGGAGGTCCCAGGCTCACGTCTTCCCAATGTGTTGTCCAACCTGCTAGGAAGAGGGCCAGCCTCTTTGGTGATGTAATCCTGGGGACCAGTCTCACCCCTGTGATCTCCAGGGACCTGGACTTCAAATCAGGAAGGATGCTCAGGAGGCCCCACCCACACAGGCAGTGCTCCTGGGGCCCCAAGAGAGCTGTCAGAGGACTGGACACGGTCATACCCAGTGGCTCAGCCTTAGCTTTTGGTCTGAGACCTTAGGGACACTTGAGTGAGGGAGGTGGGGTAAGGGCCAGGTTTTCCAAAAGGCGGAGATTCAGGCCTCTGCCCCTGGCTAGACGAAGCCTGTGGGTACCATGGCCGGGAGAGAAGGGGCCGTTGAGATCCCCGTTGCAGTCTCCGCTGTCCTGTCTGTCCTGGCTCTGAAAGCCTTGATAATAAAGGCGGGAGTGCCACTGTCCTGGACTCGGTTTCCTTTGAGATAGTCTTGGACTGGGGCCTGGGTTGAGGAGAGCTTGGAGGGACCACTTTCTGCCCAGTGGTTTACTTGCTGCCACGTTCCTGTCATTCCTCAGTGAACTCAGAGCCCCTCCCTGCCATCCAAGCGCATTGCAGGTCCTCTGCTCACCTGCTGTATTTTCTTTACAACATTGTCACTGGCTGTCTACATTTACTTGTGTACCTGATATTTTCTACCCTTCctaaaatgtaaactccatgagggcataGACTTTGCTTGTTCTTTCTCTATCCCTACAAAGAAGATTAACCTTGACCTGGCACATCGTAGCCGCTTAATAAATACGAatagactggggaaaaaaaaaaaaaaaaaaagagcctcgctgattgatcccacgttgcttattattgagttctcggcatagcctaagggtctaacactcccaggttaatcccataaacaatcaaaggcctcacatgactgggggcaatgatctttgtttgcctcctgggtcctgatttgagctgggcgtggagagcaaagcagccctgggggcaggagacctctctcaaaaggattaagggtctgtgccccacccgtgttggcccctctgcgactgtgcctgtcttaggttgttcctcccttgaggaatcttacccgtctctggctaaccagtcatcctccagggccaaacacggtgatataaggaaggttctatgcaccacccctgttggcccctctgcggctgtgcctgtcttaggttgttcctcctctgaggaatcttacccgtctttggctaaccagccatccctcaggaccaaacagggtgatattagtctccacgccccgcacccttagctcctccactgctcgagcaggacattctgaatcccatcgctccgcccacatacttcaacattttcaatgtttcagaaaggttccagaatgtcttcccacacaggtTCAGTGAATTTAAATAACATAGCCACTTAAGAAGTCAAGAAGACTGGAACTTAGGTCTGAAGGACTCCAGGTGTTTAAAAGCattctctcactctttcccaaatatacatacatttctAATACAGctagtctttttttcttgtttctcctttctttcatGTCATTTGGAATGAAACAACTTCAGAAGAGCTTGTGGTAAGTATAAAcatgtgtttgttgtttttgtcttttgcgtgttttttgcattttctttctcctagATTCTTGAATCATTTTAATCAAGTTTTTAAGTCTCCAAACACCTTCAGTGTCCTAGAAAGAGACCATTTTATTCTTGCTAAGTCATCTGTGtccagaaaggaagagagatgcTTGACAGGTGAAGGCTGCTCTCAGTCATTTGCTGTTGCTAATATTAGTTTTTTCATTACTCAGTCCTGATGCAGCATTTTCtttctcacaacaacaaaaaaagttcttCTAATCAGTTTCAGTTATGTAAATTTTGTTGTCTATTGAGTAACTTCTCCAtgatctcttttcattttttgccattacagagcactgaggcGAAAGAGCTTTTCGTGTCTTGTCAAAGGCTGGATGCTT from the Hippopotamus amphibius kiboko isolate mHipAmp2 chromosome 2, mHipAmp2.hap2, whole genome shotgun sequence genome contains:
- the LOC130845648 gene encoding CDP-diacylglycerol--inositol 3-phosphatidyltransferase-like, which encodes MLDMLTDRCSTMCLLVNLALLYPRATLLFQLSMSLDVASHWLHLHSSVVRGSESHKMIDLSGNPVRRIYYTSRPALFTLCAGNELFYCLLYLFNFSEGPLVGSVGLSRMGLWITAPVALLKSLISVIHLITAARNMAALDAADRAKKK